A part of Leptospira terpstrae serovar Hualin str. LT 11-33 = ATCC 700639 genomic DNA contains:
- a CDS encoding DUF6680 family protein — MPNIDYTIKFTDLIMIIAVFIGPIVAVRLTEKINEKKKAYERKLAIFKNLMTTRANTLAVAHVEALNTIDVEFNNNNTREKAVIESWKLYLAHLNSYDEKDTSWGSRRNDYFTELLYTMGISIGITFEKSYLKSTSYIPKAYYDQENEQIELRQKLISLLNGYSDLNITIKRN; from the coding sequence ATGCCAAATATAGATTATACAATAAAATTTACCGACCTAATAATGATAATAGCAGTTTTTATAGGTCCTATAGTTGCTGTCAGACTGACTGAAAAAATAAATGAGAAAAAAAAAGCTTACGAAAGAAAATTGGCAATATTCAAAAATCTTATGACTACAAGAGCAAATACTTTAGCAGTTGCTCACGTTGAAGCTTTAAACACCATCGATGTTGAATTTAACAACAACAATACGAGAGAAAAAGCAGTAATCGAATCGTGGAAACTTTATCTAGCCCACCTAAATTCTTATGATGAAAAAGATACTTCTTGGGGAAGTAGAAGAAACGATTATTTCACAGAATTACTTTATACCATGGGTATTTCCATAGGTATAACGTTTGAAAAATCATACTTAAAATCAACTTCATATATTCCAAAAGCATATTATGATCAAGAAAATGAGCAAATTGAACTTAGACAAAAACTAATATCTTTACTGAATGGATATTCAGATCTAAATATTACAATAAAAAGGAATTAG